One window of the Podospora pseudopauciseta strain CBS 411.78 chromosome 4, whole genome shotgun sequence genome contains the following:
- a CDS encoding hypothetical protein (COG:S; EggNog:ENOG503P0EU), protein MNFEFNNTVGGDPLLEQLRYDHRDRYSYTTAVSSSAPLQNITSTALTTMSQSSRQSLSPVTSWLPLDLTGTMSAPVSVHSPNSASGAASSPDDHSAHSPTHQSAMSSPLQQQHSPYHTAAHQNPTGLISDWPLPTQQATTDLSQFIQDSALMHFNPFMTGFQQGAIEYLPATTQGLENQGLQLEPAFSISPVDDGSQALQWGTSGMANWQDFEPIGFHPDGLPRGVTSSLGSHSPTGTYLEVLSLGGSSDNGWTTVDPMFPNYTQNAAIFNPSQTLHLRSESGSSTSDRNSLEFGSYEEVSFPPYSPYSPGSDSYVDPSSNHRNCPPGDHHHHHQHNHQHSHQQHHPHQPTSTELISPAAAVAPMSIKTVAATSRPVASGSGAGSVSPPARRNSGTRKSPIAKATKSVIRRTSTGKKDGTGEKKVGRRRGPLLPEQRKQASEIRKLRACLRCKFLKKTCDKGEPCAGCQPSHARLWQVPCTRIDIKDIGYFMKDWKADYERHLGRGMSVFNVKGFAQKETLMWITHGYGFALPVMVREVYVADDSCFQVDWVESTLTDQEPIEFDIRTEHLDVGQEGISSEALSEYLDKHIDEGFERFIDDHFEGTPFITDIFKTAYRYYAKERSPVIRKALKLVVAYNLTLHITMIEQPQTEAAMEGQIDDEDSKYYGKVVAPVMINFQIKCAMADLWRELQKDVLEELSALYSSVYSGERLKNWPTIFMLASILLAVWEEIQFDCHYRVPDPVAVEKFCTDMETVPVGVIVGLFHAISQKLPSFTEWDTRRHGQLLNNNPAVCDAMTEVRQHVIKHESYLRTRADSKFDRYDFDSLSNKLLSKLVIRAN, encoded by the exons ATGAACTTCGAGTTCAACAACACTGTTGGGGGGGACCCTTTGCTGGAGCAGCTCAGATATGATCATCGCGACCGCTACTCCTATACCACtgccgtctcctcctccgctcctCTCCAGAacatcacctccaccgccttgaCAACCATGTCCCAGTCAAGTCGTCAAAGCCTGAGCCCAGTTACGAGCTGGCTTCCACTTGACCTCACCGGCACCATGAGCGCGCCTGTGTCGGTTCACTCTCCCAACTCTGCCAGTGGAGCAGCTTCATCGCCCGATGACCACAGTGCCCATTCACCGACTCACCAGAGCGCCATGTCGAGCCctcttcaacagcagcactCCCCATACCACACAGCTGCCCACCAGAACCCAACAGGTCTCATCTCGGACTGGCCTCTTCCCACCCAGCAAGCGACTACTGATCTTTCTCAGTTTATCCAGGACTCGGCTTTGATGCACTTCAACCCTTTCATGACCGGCTTTCAGCAGGGCGCCATCGAGTATCTTCCAGCGACCACTCAGGGCTTGGAGAATCAAGGGTTACAGTTGGAGCCCGCGTTTTCCATTTCACCAGTCGACGACGGCTCCCAGGCATTGCAGTGGGGGACCTCTGGCATGGCAAACTGGCAGGATTTTGAGCCCATTGGTTTCCACCCCGACGGTCTTCCACGGGGCGTGACAAGCAGTCTGGGAAGCCATTCGCCCACGGGGACATACTTGGAGGTTTTGTCgcttggtggcagcagcgacAACGGGTGGACAACAGTTGACCCGATGTTTCCGAACTACACCCAAAACGCTGCAATTTTCAACCCAAGTCAAACCCTGCACTTGCGCAGCGAGTCGGGGTCATCTACATCTGACAGAAACTCTCTCGAGTTTGGCAGCTACGAAGAGGTCTCCTTCCCACCATATTCCCCTTACTCGCCTGGTTCCGACAGCTATGTAGACCCATCATCGAACCACCGAAACTGTCCCCCTggtgaccaccaccatcatcaccagcacaaccaccagcacagccaccagcaacatcaccctcatcagCCCACATCAACCGAACTGATCAGTCCAGCCGCTGCTGTTGCCCCCATGTCTATCAAGACCGtcgccgccaccagcagACCAGTTGCCAGCGGTAGCGGAGCTGGGTCCGTCTCACCTCCCGCCAGAAGAAACTCTGGGACAAGAAAGAGCCCCATTGCCAAGGCCACCAAGTCGGTAATTCGGAGGACGTCAACCGGCAAGAAGGATGGGACAggcgagaagaaggttgGCAGGCGTCGTGGGCCTTTGCTTCCTGAGCAACGCAAGCAGGCCAGTGAAATTAGGAAGCTTCGCGCTTGCCTTCGCTGCAAGTTCCTCAAGAAGACCTGTGACAAGGGCGAACCTTGTGCTGGTTGCCAGCCATCTCACGCGCGTCTCTGGCAAGTTCCTTGCACTCGTATTGACATCAAGGATATCGGCTATTTCATGAAGGACTGGAAGGCTGATTACGAGCGTCATCTTGGCCGTGGAATGTCGGTTTTCAACGTCAAGGGTTTCGCTCAAAAGGAGACCCTCATGTGGATCACCCATGGCTATGGCTTTGCTCTTCCAGTTATGGTCCGCGAGGTGTATGTGGCTGATGACAGCTGCTTCCAGGTTGACTGGGTTGAGTCGACTTTGACCGATCAAGAACCTATTGAGTTTGACATCCGCACGGAGCACCTTGATGTTGGCCAGGAGGGTATCTCGTCTGAGGCTCTCTCTGAATACCTTGACAAGCACATTGACGAGGGCTTCGAAAGATTCATTGACGACCACTTTGAGGGCACTCCTTTCATCACCGACATCTTCAAGACCGCATACCGCTACTACGCCAAGGAAAGATCGCCCGTCATTCGCAAGGCTCTCAAGCTTGTTGTGGCTTACAACCTCACCCTTCACATCACCATGATCGAGCAACCACAAACCGAGGCTGCTATGGAGGGTCAGATTGATGACGAGGACTCAAAGTACTATGGAAAGGTTGTGGCCCCTGTCATGATCAACTTCCAGATCAAGTGCGCCATGGCCGATTTGTGGCGTGAGCTTCAGAAAGATGTTCTGGAGGAACTCTCTGCGCTTTACTCTAGCGTGTACAGTGGTGAGCGCTTGAAGAACTGGCCAACCATCTTCATGCTCGCTTCCATCCTTCTTGCCGTCTGGGAGGAGATCCAGTTTGACTGCCACTACCGCGTGCCGGATCCAGTTGCCGTTGAGAAGTTCTGCACCGACATGGAGACTGTCCCAGTGGGTGTCATTGTTGGTCTTTTCCACGCCATCTCCCAGAAGCTTCCATCATTCACTGAGTGGGACACCCGGAGACACGGTCAGCTCTTGAATAACAACCCTGCGGTCTGTGACGCCATGACCGAAGTCAGACAGCACGTCATCAAGCATG AGTCTTACCTCCGGACGCGTGCGGACTCCAAGTTTGACCGTTATGACTTTGATTCATTATCAAACAAGCTCCTCTCAAAGCTCGTCATCCGTGCCAACTAA